Genomic window (Halomicroarcula saliterrae):
TCTTCAGCTGTTGGTCGCCCCACTGCCGAGTCTTATCGAATTCTTCAGCGATTTCTGCAGCTGTAAATGCTGGGTCCGGAGACTGCGTCATAAACAAAAGAATTTCGCGCGGTGTGGCTGCAGGGTCTGGTCCGGGAGGCACGTCCGTTCGTGCGCATGGGTGAGAATAAAGGCCTGTGGTGCTATCGTTTTACTAATAGCAAAAGTTAAGGAATCAGAATTATAAGATACGGATACGCGTCACCCGGAATCAAGCGGTGTCGTCGCCCACTCATGACAACACGCGATTCATCGATTGAGGAGTCGCATCGCCCGCCAGCCCAGTGGTACACCTGCTCGGGCTTCCAGCGCGATCTCCTGCTGGGCGTCGTCACCCACGACCGCCTGGACGAGTCGCCCTACGGCGTCGCCTTGCAGGAGTGGCTCGGGGCCCGCTACCCCCGCGATGTCGTTCGCTCTCGAGTGTATCACAATCTCGGCGAGCTGGTCGAGGCAGGCCTGCTCGCACGGGACGGCAGCAGTGCCTACAGAACCCCCTATCGACTCACCGACGCTAGCAAACAGTGTTTGGCCACCCACGGCCAATTCGTCAACGCGCTGGATCTCCAGGCACTGGTGCCCGATACGGAACTAGAATAACCGCACCGAGAGCCCGTGCCGTGGTCGGCGTCGCCCGGTTCGATTCCGGGCACGGGCCCTCCACATGCCCAGTGGTAGTGCCTCCAGCCGGCGCCGGCGATGCCCAGTCGGCACCGGCCGTGTCGCTGACAGCCCGTCGTGTGCCCGCAGTCGAGAGTTCGCCCATAGTTCAAAAACCGTTCTAGCCGACAGGAGTCCCGGTCGAGGACTGGCCGGCCGTACCCACCGACCGGCCCGAGACACACAGGCTCCGGACCAACCGTTCGTGTGGACGAACAGCGGCAGACACACTGTCCGGGCCCAGTCCGAGTCGGCAGGCCTGTGCCGGAATAAACATTGGGCCAGCAGTGCCCGCCGGGGTGGTCGGGCATGACTCATCCCGGCGCTATCGTCGTCTGTCAGGCTCTGGACTGTCGGCCCCACATGCTCGTCCTCAACGTCGAGGACGACCGGCTGCGGACGGCGTTGCTGGCCGATCTGGCCAGCGAGACCGTCCAGCGACTGCGCCGTGGCCACACGAAGCCGGTCGTCCAGGCGGTTCTGCGGGCCGACGCAATCGAGACCTACTGGGTTCCCAGCGACGACGTCGCGCCCTCGCCAGTACTGGAGGGGCCACCGTGACCGACCTGCATCTGTGGCGGGTTGGCTACGACGTCGGCGGCGTCGCCCACTACACAGCCTGGACCGGGCAGTACGACGCAGTCGCCGCGCTATACGACCAGTATCGGTACAGCGTCGGCGCTCGGTCGGTCCGCCTAGAGTGGTGGTGCGTGGCGCCTGGATGTGACTATCCCAGCAGTGGGTGACCCGAGGGTTTAGAAGCGAAGCCGCAGCCATGCCGTAGCTAGCCTACCCCGTGGTCGGGGTGGCCCGGTTCGATTCCGGGGGTGGGCCGTGCAGTATGACCGACGACAACTCCGCTGCCGACGAGGCACAGTGTGACACTGACGGCACCGAACGGATCGAGCGAACCGATATTGGCGCCAGCATCGAAGCCCGACTCAAACGCGGGACTGGGACCAGAGACGAGGACAGGATTACAATCACGGTCAAAGGTGAAACGGCCGACGAAGCCGCCAGCGAGTTCGAGTATCTGCTGGCGCAGTACGAGGCGGAGTACGGCGACCGGTGTCGGAACATCCAGCCCTCGAAAGGTCGCCATCGGTAGCGGCCGCCAGGTGATCTGCGCAGTGACGCCGCGGTCACTCCGCGGGTCGCCCACGCCGTGGTCGGTGCGACCCGGTTCGATTCCGGGCGTGGGTCTCAGGGATGACCGACCAGCACTCCCACTCCGACGAGGCACAGTGCGATACTCGAGACGCCGCTGTGGCGGCCGCACTCGACATGGATATCGAGACGGATGATGGGACCGGCCCGGAGCTCGACACGCTCCTGGCCCAGCTCAGCGACCGCGATGTTGATCCTGTGGTCGCGGCGCTGCTGAAGAGCTTGGTCCAGGAGCGTGACCGGTTAGCAGAGCGCGTCGACGAGCTCGAAGACAACGTCGAGCGGACCCACGACATCGCGACGACGGCGAGTGGGGACGCCGCAGCCAACGAGAGTCGCCTGGACGACCTAGACGAGGACCACGACGAAACTCGGGAGATCGCCCGCAGTGCGGTCGCGAAGGCCCAGCAGCTGGAAGCCGACACCGACCAACAGGAGGACGCCGAAAGTCTACCCGAGGGTGTCGAGCCCAGCTCCTCACCGCTCGATTTTTTCGCGAACTGCCGGGAACAGACGGTCAAGGAGGTGTTCGTCGAACGGAGTAATCGCCAGAACACCTACCGGGCGGTGAAAGTCGCCAAGCGGTGGCCGGAGTTCGGGACCGAGCGGGTCGACGGCAGCGGCGTGTTCTTCACCAAGGACGATCTGCGGACGGCCTTGACCGCCGAGCTGGGCAAGGAGCCCCATGGGCAGACGGTGAAACGGGTGTGGCAGAAGTTACAGGAGCTGGGCGGCGAGGATGTGCGAGTGAAAACTCGGCAGGTCGGCCGGCGTCAAGAGTCGACGGAGATAGTAGCGATGTCGATGGAGACAGCCGAGGCGTTGCTCGAGAAACGCTATCTCGGCTTGGACCTCCTGGACGGCGATGCAGCGGCCACAGGCGGGGTCACTCCCGTTGTGACCGCAGCCGACGGGGCGAGGGTGTGACATAGCAGGAAGGCCACGATAGGGAACAGCATCCGGAGCGAGTGACCGAACGGCGCCGACCACGCGGCTGGCCTGGGCAGCTGCAGCAGGCGGGAATCCGGTTCCGCCAACAGGTTGCAAGGAGTATATCGCACACCTGACTCGATTGTAGCTTAGATACACCCATCACAACACCTGTGACTTATTCCACCAGGATACGCAGCGCTGAGCACCACAGGGTGAGGGCAGTAGGGATGTCTACAAAAGAGTCGATTTCTGAGCGCCGAAGGGCTACGTTAGTTTACGAAGTTGTGGGGATAGCCGATTGAATATCGCTTCTGCCCGAGTGCCAGTCTCAATCGGCTCACTCCAGTCCCTCTCGCTCCATGCCGCGACATAGACACCTGACGCAAGGATATTTGTGGTTAGCTCATCCTCTCGTCTGCCATGCAATTTATCAATATGCATGGTTTCTGCTGCTTCGTCGACAATGGCATTTCCTTTCAGATTTTTCCCTGAATTTCCACCACTGAACTGCTGACTCTCGACGGTGTCAGTAAGGTCATTTAGTGCCCCCGCTAGCTCTGTGTCACCCTCGAAGTCTTCACCATCAGGTGATGAAAATTTGAATACTGTAATCTTCTCTCGGCTATCGTAGAAATCACGCATCATATCCTGACTGAATGGGAGGATACGTGAATTATCGAGCGCATCGACATCGGTGAGCTTCCCGATGAAGTTGGGAATCCATGGTTCGACTAAATCCTGTCTCGACTCGAAGGCGAACATTCCATTCTCGAAGTAGAACACTCTCGGCCGAACCAGCTCCGGCTGATTGCGTTCTTCTTCTTCACCATCCTCATTCCGCACCACAATACTGTTCTCAGTGTCTGCCACATAGTAGAAGTGGCAGAATGAAAGGTCACCGTGACTATCGCCCACGTAGGTAGTTCGTGCCTTCTCCCGATACTCAAGCTCCCCTCCGGTTACCGGGTCGTCCTCTCTCCGGCGAACCATCTCGAAATTGTCATCTAGTGTATCAATTTCGTCTTTCAACTTGTCAGGTGTGGGCAGCTCACTTTCTGGGAGGTCGATTCGGCCGAATTTGTATCTTTCTTGTTTTGACATGAGATACGGTAAGATATACTGGCTGATAATTCAAATATATTTTCACACCACAGTGGAAGTGAAAATGGAGGGATAAAACCACAATACAGCGTTAGGATATCCAATTGAACTGAAGGGGTTTGAGGCTTTAATATGTTAATTTATCTGTATTAAAATTAATTTAGTTTCTCTAATAAATATATTCAACTCTCCCCCCAATATTGAGGCTAGCGGCTATCCAAGGGCTCTTCCACCGGCCGACATAGTGACACCCACTGTCTCAACCACCACCGACCCACCACAACCTCTAGCTTTGCTCTCGGCGCGGTGGTGCCGTTGCGTCGACGCCGTTGAGATAGTCGATGAGAAATGTCGCGTCGAGGACTTGTATTCGTCGTCCGCCAGCCGATGCATCCGGTCTGTCGACTTCGAGACCGACGGTCGAGTCAAGCGGCCCGCCCTCCAGCATGCGCATCTGGTCGTCGAGCCGGTGTTCTGATGTGTCCCGTCAGCGCTAGTGATGGCCTCAGTACGAGCGGAACTTCGGCAGCGGGCCGGCCTGTGCTTCACGGCGGACGTTCTCGAGGAACCCCTTGATGTCGTCGACGAGAGCCGGTCGAGTGGCAAACTCCCGGGTGCCGATCCCGTACGTGTAGGGAATCTCCTCGATACTCGCGCTCTCGAACGCCTCGTGCTGGAAAATCCCGATCCGTTGCCGTGGTTTTAGCGGTTCACGGGGATGCCCACGACGCAGCTGAAATTCCCCAAGAATCGCACCGACTTCCGAGCCGGCTCCCGTCGTCAACCCAGCGTTCGTGAACACGAACACCACGGCATCGCTACAGGCGGCAAAGGCAATGGACTGTTCGAGCACCGACATCCCCGGTTCGTCGGGGCCAGCATCCGCTTTCGTCGGAATCGTCCGAATGTCAGTTGCGAGGAACGCACGCACACCGAACTCGGCACGAAGCTCGTCGCAAAGCTCGGCCAGTGCCGCCTCGTAGGTCCCATGCCCCGTCTTGTGAGGATGCGTTTCGGGGTCGAACAGCGGATCCTCGATAAATGGCGATTGGAGGGCAGCAGCGTTGGGATACGCAAACGAGGCATCGAATGCCGTGTAGGGACCCATGACGTAGACGAAAAACGAGTCAGATCGTGACTGGGTGCGTGGCTGGGGGGCACAGCGCTGGAGATGTGTTTTGACAGGGTCGCCATCATATGTAAAAGACGTAGGTGGGCCTGTCATCGGTGAGGAGCGTACTACCTACACGTTCGATACCACGACGTAAAAGTGTTTGGCAAGAAGGTTATCAATCGTTAACTCTTTGTGTCGAGACAAGTAATTACCACCTGAGCATGGCACAGACCGACCCACTAGAGCACCTTGACCGTGGTGAATTGAGTGCCTACGTGAACGAGCGATTGTTCGACGCGTCTTTCGAAACCCTCGACGACCACATCCAGCGCAAGCAGGCCCTCGCAGATGAGGGACGATACACCATTCTGTACCTGTTGTACGAGTACGGTGAACTGTCCCGGAAGCGGTTGAGCGACGAAGCTGATCGAACGAGCAACAAGCTCCAGCAGCCGCTGCGTGAACTGATGGACGCGGACCTCATCGAGAAGATTCCAGGGCCGCCCAATGTCGACCGGCGGAAAACATACTATCGAATTACCCCGATTGGTCGGCAAGCCATCGCCAGTGATCTTCGGCAAATCGTTGGTGGGACGGCAGCCGATGAGTATTATGAGCTC
Coding sequences:
- a CDS encoding DNA-binding protein, with translation MTTRDSSIEESHRPPAQWYTCSGFQRDLLLGVVTHDRLDESPYGVALQEWLGARYPRDVVRSRVYHNLGELVEAGLLARDGSSAYRTPYRLTDASKQCLATHGQFVNALDLQALVPDTELE
- a CDS encoding winged helix-turn-helix domain-containing protein, giving the protein MPPGPDPAATPREILLFMTQSPDPAFTAAEIAEEFDKTRQWGDQQLKKLESDGLVQSKNPGGRARFYWITSAGQQHLIDTRNG
- a CDS encoding DUF7389 domain-containing protein, yielding MTDDNSAADEAQCDTDGTERIERTDIGASIEARLKRGTGTRDEDRITITVKGETADEAASEFEYLLAQYEAEYGDRCRNIQPSKGRHR
- a CDS encoding winged helix-turn-helix domain-containing protein, yielding MAQTDPLEHLDRGELSAYVNERLFDASFETLDDHIQRKQALADEGRYTILYLLYEYGELSRKRLSDEADRTSNKLQQPLRELMDADLIEKIPGPPNVDRRKTYYRITPIGRQAIASDLRQIVGGTAADEYYELLRDPALDPDADPDAGRLRHAGGMIVETEAAGLLSQQHRLREQHTNLDRELLVTDDE